From Desulfonatronum thioautotrophicum, the proteins below share one genomic window:
- a CDS encoding polysaccharide pyruvyl transferase family protein, translating to MNHIEIMKIAPEIRKYKEIVHEVIGHLIPPRAPIALLDFPNHPNTGDSAIWLGEIAYLKKYHASKIIFVDDYGLINKTKPQFTKETIILIHGGGNLGDLYLRHQALREFVVGHYLNNRIIQLPQSVHFQEVKHFNQFSQVARKHPDFHLLVRDAQSLELAKKIHDGSSSLCTDMALCIGSVKRPRNPKYEILGLLRTDKEKVIKSPTGQHKDNLFHSFDWLDEPMTRTKRLSARIDRLLYNYPRKLAFLQNLKLPIYNRLARERFRRGCDVLSQGKVVITDRLHGHIMSTLLNIPHVVLDNSYGKISNFRDAWCSGEGLCRSAETLEEAFEIAQQYLAKR from the coding sequence ATGAATCATATTGAGATAATGAAAATTGCACCCGAAATTCGAAAATACAAGGAAATTGTCCATGAAGTCATTGGCCATCTGATCCCTCCACGTGCTCCAATCGCTCTTTTAGACTTTCCAAATCATCCTAATACTGGTGATAGTGCAATCTGGCTTGGTGAAATAGCCTATCTTAAAAAATACCATGCTTCAAAGATCATTTTTGTAGATGATTATGGGCTCATCAATAAGACTAAACCACAATTCACTAAGGAAACCATCATCCTAATACATGGTGGTGGAAATTTAGGCGACCTCTATTTGCGTCATCAGGCATTACGCGAGTTTGTTGTTGGGCACTATTTGAATAATCGAATTATCCAACTTCCCCAATCGGTTCATTTTCAAGAAGTAAAGCATTTTAATCAATTTAGCCAGGTAGCTAGAAAACACCCTGATTTTCATTTACTGGTCCGGGATGCACAAAGTCTTGAATTAGCAAAAAAAATCCATGACGGAAGCTCATCACTCTGCACCGACATGGCCCTGTGCATCGGTTCGGTCAAACGTCCAAGAAATCCAAAATATGAGATTCTGGGCTTGCTGCGAACAGATAAGGAAAAAGTGATTAAGAGCCCAACTGGTCAGCATAAGGACAACTTATTTCACTCATTTGACTGGCTGGACGAGCCTATGACCCGCACCAAGCGCCTATCCGCAAGGATTGACAGGCTGCTTTACAACTATCCTCGAAAACTCGCTTTCCTGCAAAACCTCAAATTGCCAATTTACAATCGGCTGGCCAGGGAGAGGTTCAGGCGGGGGTGTGATGTTCTGAGCCAGGGCAAGGTCGTCATCACAGACAGGCTGCATGGTCATATCATGAGTACGTTGCTGAATATCCCACATGTAGTCCTAGATAACAGCTATGGAAAAATCAGCAATTTCCGGGATGCCTGGTGCTCCGGAGAAGGGTTGTGCCGATCTGCTGAAACACTTGAAGAAGCTTTTGAAATAGCACAGCAATACCTAGCCAAGAGATGA
- a CDS encoding glycosyltransferase produces MPGKYSGNPYIDLFYNALTSYNIELSVNLKHDIDFKNINVDSFDCVHFHWPELTWRNNLVPWLDRLRYSDIKGTWRLSMQVEKQFQNYFDRKRIECFERGLDYLKQRNKKIIWTWHNVEPHENIREMDLAGNQTLANYSDLLIFHSEWAEKLCRKNYAISCKSVVMQHGNYDGVYPAPRERFIVAQELGLDPYKPVVGFVGNIREYKGLDVACEALFELNGRVQFLCAGSLHSSIDLERLRLDIERIGGLLIPRKVTNQEFSDYINLTDLLIFPYKKVTGSGALHAALTLNRGVVASNLPYFKEVLDNNPYAGVLVNPCDKESLASGIEKYLQIPKDVRSKAARDLADRYKWPDNVIPVVSAFKEIGIIR; encoded by the coding sequence ATGCCAGGAAAATATTCCGGCAATCCTTATATAGATCTATTTTACAATGCACTTACCTCATACAATATTGAGCTTTCAGTTAATCTGAAGCATGATATAGATTTCAAGAATATCAATGTTGATTCTTTTGATTGTGTCCATTTTCACTGGCCAGAATTGACATGGAGGAATAATCTGGTCCCATGGCTTGATCGTCTCCGCTACTCTGACATCAAGGGTACGTGGCGCTTATCAATGCAAGTTGAAAAACAATTCCAGAATTATTTTGACAGAAAAAGAATTGAATGTTTTGAACGGGGATTGGATTATCTCAAACAGAGAAACAAAAAGATTATTTGGACTTGGCACAATGTAGAACCACATGAAAATATCCGTGAAATGGACCTCGCAGGGAACCAAACACTGGCCAATTACTCGGATTTACTAATCTTTCACAGTGAATGGGCCGAAAAGCTATGCCGCAAAAACTATGCCATCTCCTGCAAGTCCGTTGTTATGCAACACGGTAATTACGATGGAGTTTACCCCGCACCGAGAGAGAGATTCATCGTTGCTCAAGAACTTGGACTTGACCCTTACAAACCTGTAGTTGGCTTTGTTGGCAACATCCGTGAGTACAAAGGATTAGATGTTGCCTGTGAGGCGCTATTCGAGCTAAACGGCCGAGTGCAATTTTTATGCGCTGGCAGCTTACATTCCAGCATTGACTTGGAAAGGTTGAGACTTGATATAGAAAGAATAGGCGGTTTATTGATTCCGAGAAAAGTTACAAATCAGGAATTTTCTGATTATATAAATCTCACCGATTTATTAATTTTTCCATATAAAAAGGTCACTGGTAGTGGTGCTCTGCATGCTGCTTTGACATTAAATAGGGGTGTTGTTGCATCTAATCTGCCTTATTTTAAGGAAGTTTTAGATAACAATCCATATGCAGGCGTGCTTGTAAATCCATGTGATAAGGAGTCTTTGGCTTCAGGTATAGAAAAGTATCTACAAATTCCAAAAGATGTTAGGTCCAAGGCGGCAAGAGATCTGGCTGACCGATATAAGTGGCCTGATAATGTCATACCTGTTGTTTCGGCATTTAAAGAAATCGGCATAATAAGATAA
- a CDS encoding glycosyltransferase: MDITVAICTWNRADLLDQTLQRMNKLIIPSVISWELIVVNNNCTDNTDEIISKHFDALPIVRIFEPEQGLSNARNAAVARARGEYILWTDDDVLVDSQWISVTLDGFRRLPNTAVIGGKVLPWFEVSPPKWLSDNLEKIGKYYALRDFGDQEHILRSGQNPYGANMAFRAKILKDIKFDSELGRKGNLIISGEDAKVISDIRSSGWDITWIPRSNVKHFITKERMTLNYIKKLQYSNGRYEKKAFIAPSKKILDYPLWMVKKWLTLHFSYKINRLFFPHSYRWLEMMIESSNLLGQIIAAKENTKK; the protein is encoded by the coding sequence ATGGACATTACAGTCGCCATCTGCACCTGGAATCGTGCCGACCTTCTTGATCAGACCTTGCAGAGAATGAATAAACTGATCATTCCCTCAGTTATTTCCTGGGAACTGATTGTTGTTAATAACAACTGCACGGATAATACCGATGAAATCATATCTAAACACTTTGACGCATTGCCCATAGTCAGAATTTTTGAGCCTGAGCAGGGTTTGTCCAATGCCCGCAATGCCGCAGTTGCCAGGGCGCGTGGAGAATACATTCTCTGGACTGATGATGATGTTTTGGTGGATTCCCAGTGGATTTCCGTTACACTTGATGGCTTTCGACGTTTACCCAATACGGCTGTAATTGGTGGAAAAGTATTGCCCTGGTTCGAGGTTTCACCTCCTAAGTGGCTAAGTGACAATTTAGAGAAAATTGGAAAATACTACGCTCTCAGAGATTTTGGGGACCAGGAACATATTTTACGTTCCGGACAAAACCCTTACGGTGCCAATATGGCTTTTCGCGCTAAAATCTTGAAAGATATAAAATTTGATTCTGAACTAGGCCGAAAAGGCAATTTGATCATAAGTGGAGAGGATGCAAAGGTAATCAGTGACATAAGATCATCTGGTTGGGACATCACATGGATTCCTCGTAGCAATGTAAAACATTTCATCACCAAAGAACGAATGACATTGAATTATATAAAAAAATTACAATATAGTAATGGACGTTATGAAAAAAAAGCTTTCATTGCTCCTTCAAAAAAGATTTTAGATTACCCCTTATGGATGGTAAAAAAATGGTTGACTTTGCACTTCTCATACAAAATAAATAGGTTATTTTTTCCTCATTCATATAGATGGTTAGAAATGATGATTGAATCTTCTAATTTGCTTGGCCAGATTATTGCTGCAAAAGAAAATACAAAAAAATAA